The following proteins are encoded in a genomic region of Burkholderia cepacia:
- a CDS encoding LysR family transcriptional regulator — translation MEDLDGGLVSGLLVLAAVAESGSFGRAASRLGKTQPAVSRAIQRLEDRLHAKLVHRTSRYVEVTDAGHELLSKVLPLLQGIEDATAGASDQTSVVSGTLRVACDAAFARLVLAPELAQFMKDYPALHLKLETRNDLSDLVSDGFDLAIRFGVPTVSTLVCRRLYSPRVLTVAAPSYLEQRGRPRSPQDLVDDGHECILAIDPATGRPFDWEFWRDDEKVRVAVSGNLTVTDAGTKIGACVAGFGIAQIIDLGIDAHLRAGTLELILTDWPDETFPLYVYYPSRNHVPAKVRAFIDFVVGMMPGLQSKGDGASQRPSSAVLETLRRE, via the coding sequence ATGGAAGACCTCGACGGAGGGCTGGTAAGCGGCTTGCTTGTCCTCGCGGCCGTTGCCGAATCCGGGAGCTTTGGCCGTGCCGCCTCTCGTCTGGGCAAGACTCAGCCTGCAGTCAGTCGCGCCATTCAGCGACTGGAGGACCGCCTGCACGCGAAGCTCGTGCATCGCACCAGCCGGTACGTCGAAGTGACGGACGCGGGCCACGAGCTGTTGTCAAAGGTGCTGCCGTTGCTCCAGGGAATCGAAGATGCGACCGCCGGCGCTTCCGACCAGACCTCGGTCGTCAGCGGAACGCTCCGTGTGGCGTGCGATGCCGCGTTCGCCCGCCTGGTGCTGGCGCCGGAGTTGGCCCAGTTCATGAAGGATTACCCTGCTCTACATCTGAAGCTGGAAACCAGGAACGACCTGTCGGACCTGGTAAGCGACGGATTCGATCTCGCCATCCGGTTTGGAGTGCCAACCGTTTCAACCCTGGTCTGCCGCAGGCTGTACAGTCCGCGGGTCCTGACCGTGGCAGCGCCGTCCTACCTGGAGCAACGCGGTCGGCCGAGGTCGCCGCAGGATCTGGTCGATGACGGCCACGAATGCATCCTGGCCATCGATCCGGCTACCGGTCGGCCCTTCGACTGGGAGTTCTGGCGTGACGACGAGAAAGTGAGAGTGGCCGTCAGCGGCAACCTGACCGTCACGGATGCAGGAACGAAAATCGGCGCGTGCGTTGCCGGCTTCGGGATCGCTCAGATAATCGACCTCGGAATCGATGCGCACCTGCGTGCCGGCACACTGGAGCTGATTCTGACGGACTGGCCCGACGAGACGTTCCCTCTTTACGTCTACTATCCCAGTCGAAATCACGTTCCGGCCAAGGTGAGAGCATTCATCGACTTTGTCGTCGGGATGATGCCCGGGCTGCAGTCGAAGGGCGATGGCGCTAGCCAGCGGCCGTCATCGGCCGTGCTCGAAACGTTGCGTCGCGAGTAA
- a CDS encoding SEL1-like repeat protein produces MATKQARFIMRRAPAVLLISCLLAACSKSENAVSPLPDVSAVRLNLAFTCVHEVDHLPTLDPEADKLFQYGRYLEKKDGQKDFNDVARYYRIAAAVGHYKANHNLQILISSGAAPSPDAEKESVDLAEQLIKAGVASGYYDIGHYLLNGYGLQGGEDAARRYIRKAADLGNADAQYYVANLLDPADAAPDIALQMFQCAAEQGHAEAANYLGVSLQTDNKFSDAAKAFQMSVAAGSSQSALLLECAFDVNGGRDPVTNLDVHADPERVHRYNVIGKFLRANDGHNPKVPDLDKIVPLPPAKLPPWNGTFQWQKEQDAATPPQKPSDELINKMAKAKHLDPATGLPLSGSADKPS; encoded by the coding sequence ATGGCCACGAAGCAGGCTCGATTTATCATGCGTAGAGCGCCCGCCGTCCTGCTGATTTCTTGCCTGCTGGCAGCTTGCTCGAAGAGCGAAAATGCTGTCAGCCCGTTGCCTGACGTAAGTGCGGTACGTCTGAATCTCGCCTTCACCTGCGTGCACGAGGTCGATCATCTGCCGACTCTTGACCCGGAAGCGGATAAATTATTTCAATATGGCCGGTATCTTGAGAAAAAAGATGGCCAGAAAGATTTCAACGATGTCGCTCGCTACTACCGGATTGCAGCTGCGGTCGGGCATTACAAAGCCAACCACAATCTGCAAATTCTGATTTCGTCCGGGGCAGCACCATCACCTGATGCCGAAAAGGAAAGCGTGGATCTCGCCGAGCAGTTGATCAAGGCAGGCGTCGCTAGCGGCTATTACGACATTGGCCACTACCTGCTGAATGGGTACGGCCTCCAGGGTGGTGAAGATGCCGCACGCCGGTACATTCGTAAGGCGGCCGATCTGGGTAACGCAGATGCTCAGTATTATGTGGCAAATTTGCTTGATCCGGCCGACGCTGCGCCGGACATCGCTCTTCAGATGTTTCAATGCGCAGCGGAGCAGGGTCATGCCGAAGCGGCGAACTACCTTGGCGTGAGCCTTCAGACCGACAATAAATTCAGTGATGCTGCCAAAGCGTTTCAGATGAGCGTCGCGGCAGGAAGCAGCCAATCGGCGCTTTTACTTGAGTGTGCCTTTGATGTAAATGGTGGGCGCGACCCGGTAACTAATCTCGACGTTCACGCCGATCCTGAGCGTGTTCACCGATACAACGTTATCGGAAAATTTCTTCGAGCCAATGACGGCCATAATCCCAAGGTTCCGGATCTCGACAAGATCGTTCCCCTGCCACCCGCAAAGCTTCCCCCTTGGAACGGCACCTTCCAATGGCAAAAAGAACAGGATGCAGCCACACCACCGCAGAAGCCGTCGGACGAACTTATCAACAAGATGGCGAAAGCCAAGCATCTCGATCCCGCGACAGGGCTGCCGCTTTCGGGGTCGGCAGACAAGCCTTCATAG
- a CDS encoding SEL1-like repeat protein, with product MNRNLLIVLFLVCLCACTKKESQVSQFPDLSAVRANLAFSCAHESEYLPPLDPNADILFKYARYLQKKDGPKDFDDILRYYRIAAAYDHYKANTNAQLLISQGLASSPNAEKESVGLASQLVDKGIPSGYYDIGHYLEGGYGLKQDPEMSLRYFRKAADLGSPEAQYYVADLLAPMDKAPAVAKQMRECATAQGFGKAASALGINLKTNKYYAEAVKAFQKGVESGNIQSASFLENGFEGPPESDRLYYLALPKDPERTRRYDLIARFLDHNDGRNPKVPDIDKIVPLPPAKLPPWDGTFQWQKEQDAVAPPQKPADDFINEMAKAKRLDPATGLPLPESADKTSQAEQPENVGSRLPLGTVAHTGQSCPEDGVWCAKLSTGQVGDTQRRFLKGDALPSVVVHEPRKLAMLDSMMGTRQHVEQVAWELVAYLDQA from the coding sequence ATGAACAGAAATCTTTTGATTGTTTTGTTTCTGGTGTGTTTGTGCGCTTGTACCAAAAAGGAGTCGCAAGTGTCTCAATTTCCTGATCTGAGCGCTGTTCGTGCAAATCTGGCGTTTTCCTGTGCTCATGAATCGGAGTATTTGCCGCCATTGGACCCCAATGCAGATATTCTGTTCAAATATGCCAGATACTTGCAAAAAAAGGATGGTCCGAAGGATTTTGACGACATTCTTCGTTACTATCGAATTGCGGCAGCATACGATCACTACAAGGCCAATACTAATGCGCAACTATTGATTTCTCAGGGGCTTGCCAGCTCCCCCAATGCGGAGAAGGAATCGGTTGGCCTTGCCTCGCAGCTTGTCGATAAAGGGATACCCTCCGGATACTATGATATAGGTCATTATCTCGAGGGAGGGTACGGCTTGAAGCAAGATCCTGAGATGTCGCTACGTTATTTCCGGAAGGCGGCTGATCTGGGTAGTCCGGAAGCGCAATACTACGTGGCGGATCTTCTGGCCCCAATGGATAAGGCTCCTGCCGTCGCTAAGCAAATGCGCGAATGCGCTACGGCTCAAGGTTTCGGCAAGGCTGCGAGTGCCTTGGGAATCAATCTAAAAACCAATAAATACTATGCGGAGGCGGTGAAGGCATTCCAGAAAGGAGTTGAGTCGGGGAATATTCAGTCAGCATCGTTCCTGGAAAATGGGTTCGAAGGCCCCCCCGAGAGTGACCGCCTGTATTACCTTGCTCTCCCAAAAGATCCGGAGCGAACTCGGCGTTACGATCTGATTGCGAGATTTCTCGACCATAACGATGGACGTAATCCCAAGGTTCCGGACATCGACAAAATTGTTCCGCTACCACCCGCGAAGCTGCCCCCATGGGACGGTACGTTCCAATGGCAAAAGGAGCAGGATGCAGTTGCTCCGCCGCAGAAGCCTGCGGATGATTTCATCAACGAGATGGCGAAGGCCAAGCGTCTCGATCCCGCGACTGGGTTGCCGCTCCCGGAATCGGCAGACAAGACGTCACAGGCGGAGCAACCTGAAAACGTCGGGTCCCGCCTGCCGTTGGGCACAGTCGCTCACACGGGGCAATCCTGCCCGGAAGACGGCGTATGGTGCGCGAAACTTTCGACCGGCCAGGTTGGCGACACGCAGCGCCGGTTTCTCAAGGGGGACGCGTTACCGTCCGTCGTCGTGCATGAGCCCAGAAAATTGGCGATGCTCGACAGCATGATGGGTACGCGCCAGCACGTTGAACAAGTTGCGTGGGAACTCGTTGCGTACCTTGATCAGGCTTGA
- a CDS encoding phospholipase D-like domain-containing protein gives MANVNKSITTPIAQNHTSSAMACLPWFVCHSEYGPATAGFRPLVNGHDAFAAVYKAIADAKHSIDIICWGFQPSMYFVRDGSGMRIGELLEQKGKEGKKIRLLCWRDPFYMAELSENNMPGNDFVTPLKRVLPKWVYDRVSMLGRDYQTDEERLFDINWYKRANFNNVTNPVIHSVTDRVIDGVVNLPMNVVSALSAPFSSGSNPVLHKIAGFPNIELATRGFDLSVRSEIVGRISGYGTMDGWSGGTKATTSAAMGGEPSHHQKMVLVDYEDSDLATGFVMGHNMLDQYWDTDMHSCHAMAPSKGRNGPYPWQDISSRVTGPILQYLNKNFCEAWDDATGQKLEKSREHLAGTHKLRNDAPDDAPVMAQIVRTQSEKNKRDIQVMYLNAVNNATQCIFIQNQYFRWNDLALKIKDVAKAQAKAGRDSGRDGSIYLFVITNSSDDAVGNGTVRTYQMLESLGCGNSMPGVAQLERKDDYATQQKNLEAQLATQQSIQQKFAAQGVDINAASLQGAMNFYQDNMAKQQELQQELNELNRKKQLNAHIDPDAPPSNIEGLKVQVCTLVAPDSPAGNWLPIYVHAKLMTIDDAFMTIGSANVNLRSMNVDSELNICHENSAVTKPLRQKLWRMHAGDKCAQDDFFKAFLEWGNVADQNKENKINNLPPDKSLVKFLRKSDKRTYAD, from the coding sequence ATGGCAAATGTAAATAAATCCATTACCACGCCCATTGCACAGAATCACACCTCGTCGGCGATGGCATGCCTGCCATGGTTTGTCTGTCACAGTGAGTATGGTCCGGCAACCGCAGGTTTCCGTCCATTGGTCAATGGCCATGATGCATTCGCCGCTGTGTACAAGGCGATAGCGGACGCGAAGCATTCGATCGACATCATTTGCTGGGGTTTCCAGCCTTCCATGTATTTTGTCCGTGATGGCAGCGGGATGCGAATCGGCGAGCTGCTGGAGCAAAAAGGGAAGGAAGGTAAAAAGATTAGATTGTTGTGCTGGCGTGACCCGTTTTATATGGCGGAACTCAGCGAAAACAACATGCCTGGAAATGACTTCGTGACACCACTTAAACGCGTGCTTCCGAAGTGGGTTTACGATCGAGTGTCAATGCTTGGGCGAGATTATCAAACGGATGAAGAGCGACTGTTTGATATAAACTGGTACAAGCGTGCAAATTTTAATAATGTCACGAACCCAGTAATTCACTCTGTAACCGATCGAGTTATCGATGGTGTCGTTAATTTACCGATGAACGTAGTAAGTGCCTTGTCGGCACCATTTAGTTCTGGGTCCAATCCGGTTTTGCACAAGATTGCAGGGTTTCCGAATATCGAGTTGGCTACACGAGGATTCGACCTGTCGGTGCGCTCGGAAATCGTGGGAAGGATATCCGGTTACGGGACCATGGATGGGTGGAGCGGCGGCACAAAAGCGACGACTTCTGCTGCAATGGGAGGCGAACCGTCGCACCATCAGAAAATGGTGCTGGTGGACTACGAAGATTCGGATCTGGCTACTGGTTTCGTCATGGGGCACAACATGCTTGACCAGTATTGGGACACTGACATGCATAGCTGTCACGCCATGGCACCCAGTAAGGGGCGCAATGGTCCTTATCCGTGGCAGGATATCTCGAGTCGAGTGACCGGCCCGATACTGCAGTATCTAAATAAGAATTTCTGTGAAGCATGGGATGACGCAACTGGTCAAAAATTGGAGAAATCACGAGAGCATTTGGCTGGGACACACAAACTCAGGAATGATGCTCCGGATGACGCTCCCGTGATGGCCCAGATTGTTCGCACGCAATCGGAGAAGAACAAGCGGGACATTCAGGTCATGTATCTGAATGCAGTTAACAACGCGACTCAGTGCATTTTCATCCAGAATCAATATTTTCGTTGGAACGACCTTGCGCTGAAAATAAAGGACGTCGCAAAGGCACAAGCAAAGGCGGGTCGGGATTCCGGCAGAGACGGTTCGATTTATCTGTTCGTCATCACCAATTCCAGCGACGATGCGGTCGGAAACGGAACGGTAAGAACGTACCAAATGCTTGAGTCGCTTGGGTGTGGAAACTCTATGCCTGGAGTGGCTCAGCTCGAGCGTAAGGATGACTACGCTACACAGCAAAAGAATCTGGAGGCTCAGCTAGCCACCCAACAGTCGATACAGCAAAAATTTGCGGCACAAGGTGTCGATATAAATGCCGCATCCCTGCAGGGTGCCATGAATTTCTATCAGGATAATATGGCGAAGCAACAGGAACTGCAGCAGGAATTGAACGAGTTGAATAGGAAAAAGCAGCTCAATGCGCATATCGATCCGGATGCTCCACCGTCGAACATCGAGGGGCTCAAGGTACAAGTCTGTACGCTTGTGGCTCCGGATTCGCCCGCGGGAAACTGGCTGCCGATATATGTTCATGCAAAACTGATGACGATTGACGATGCATTCATGACGATTGGATCTGCAAATGTGAATCTCCGAAGCATGAATGTTGATAGTGAACTCAATATCTGCCACGAAAATTCGGCTGTGACGAAACCGCTGAGGCAGAAGTTGTGGAGAATGCATGCCGGAGACAAATGTGCGCAAGATGATTTTTTCAAGGCTTTTTTGGAGTGGGGTAATGTCGCTGATCAGAATAAGGAAAATAAGATAAATAATCTTCCGCCGGATAAATCGCTTGTAAAATTTCTGAGAAAGTCAGATAAACGCACATATGCAGATTAA
- a CDS encoding type VI secretion system Vgr family protein, with amino-acid sequence MDAHGMIGTLTGGLVQQERLLKLDTPLGSNVLIPHRVFGQSRIGRDYLFMIDCVSTSNDVQLKTLISQPVTLWIQQTDKTYLPHHGYVHTARKLGVDGGLACYQLSFSSWLHFLKFRRDQRHWQDKSVDAIITDVFNDHPQARGMYRFELSQPLPSRSYCRQDETDWNFVHRLLESEGLYGVWKQAQDGKSHTLVITDRLQTLEPLAPATVDFSHASVHGEVDAFTQWAGTRTLQSVLLSTRTFDYKNPATPANPKATSVPTMAHQGDLPSQAEVYEYTGGYTYPEQERGDHLSKIRMEEWESQAKRYDGVGGVRRIDAGRRFTLTGHPEHDQDAADHREFAVIEVEWIIVNNVPLSGHEANYPHSLYQAVKQADADDTDKLFSVSHADGSTGFYRVAIEAQRTSVPYHSPLEHKKPEAKLESAIVAGPKGEQAYTDDLNRIKVLFIWDRHNEGDERASCWVRVAQSDTGDGYGGVHMPRAGEELLIGHIGNDIDRPIALHRVYNGGAKPRWHSNALLSGYRSQEFSGSGYNQMVMDDSTGQNRVHLYSSSTNAALHLGYLIDQTDNTRGSYLGKGFDLSSEAYGALRAGRGLFVTTHPVASQPLDTTLATRQLNGSVSILDGLSQASETSKAESLKDGHDTFKAFADAAQHNESGATGGGGVTAGGGTGDAGAFKQPVILVAAPAGIGLSTQKSTHVAADQHVNIVSGQSTHVATGKSLVASITEKLSLFVQNAGMKLFAAKGKIEVQTHADNVEVTAQKSLLLASVTEKVQASAQQEILLTSGGAYIRLKGGDIEIHAPGKIDVKGAQHAFSGPTSMDVTNPAFKDLPTRRLMLNTMASPSATGVVPVGMPYKLYADGALVKQGVFDKSGQLPIDHQVTTQKYTLEMANGVKHEIPVPGEYRDAANGALANQGFQYHEGASDDSAASDRAAHRQTYNELLTPSSES; translated from the coding sequence ATGGATGCGCACGGCATGATCGGGACACTCACGGGAGGGCTGGTTCAGCAAGAACGACTTCTCAAGCTCGATACACCGCTTGGCAGTAACGTGCTGATCCCGCACCGGGTGTTCGGGCAGTCCCGCATCGGTCGAGATTACCTGTTCATGATCGACTGCGTGTCGACGTCGAACGATGTCCAGCTCAAGACACTGATTTCGCAGCCCGTCACGCTGTGGATTCAGCAGACCGACAAGACCTATCTGCCTCACCACGGCTACGTTCATACCGCGAGAAAACTCGGTGTGGACGGCGGCCTCGCGTGTTATCAGCTCAGTTTCTCGTCGTGGCTGCATTTCCTGAAATTCCGTCGCGACCAGCGCCACTGGCAAGATAAAAGCGTCGACGCAATCATTACCGATGTATTCAATGATCATCCGCAGGCACGCGGAATGTATCGCTTTGAATTGTCGCAACCGCTGCCTTCACGCTCCTACTGCCGTCAGGACGAAACCGACTGGAATTTCGTGCACCGGCTGCTCGAATCCGAGGGCCTGTACGGCGTCTGGAAACAGGCGCAGGACGGAAAGTCGCATACGCTGGTGATCACCGATCGTCTTCAGACGCTCGAGCCGCTTGCGCCGGCAACAGTGGATTTTTCCCATGCGAGCGTTCATGGTGAAGTGGACGCTTTTACGCAGTGGGCAGGAACCCGGACGCTGCAGTCTGTCCTGCTGTCGACGCGAACGTTCGACTACAAGAATCCGGCCACGCCAGCCAATCCGAAGGCGACGTCGGTTCCCACGATGGCCCATCAGGGTGATCTCCCGTCGCAGGCCGAGGTGTATGAATACACGGGCGGCTATACGTACCCCGAACAGGAGCGTGGCGACCATCTCAGCAAGATCCGCATGGAGGAATGGGAGTCGCAGGCCAAGCGCTACGACGGTGTCGGTGGGGTGCGCCGCATCGATGCGGGGCGGCGATTCACGCTGACCGGCCATCCCGAGCATGATCAGGACGCGGCCGACCATCGGGAATTCGCGGTGATCGAGGTCGAGTGGATCATCGTCAACAACGTTCCGCTTTCCGGGCACGAAGCGAATTACCCGCATAGCCTCTATCAGGCAGTGAAGCAGGCCGATGCGGACGACACGGACAAGCTGTTCTCCGTGTCGCATGCCGATGGCTCGACGGGTTTCTATCGAGTGGCCATCGAAGCGCAGCGCACGTCGGTCCCGTATCACAGCCCCCTCGAACACAAAAAGCCCGAAGCAAAGCTCGAATCGGCCATCGTTGCCGGTCCGAAGGGGGAGCAGGCGTATACCGACGACCTGAACCGGATCAAGGTGCTGTTCATCTGGGACCGGCACAACGAAGGCGACGAGCGGGCTTCGTGCTGGGTGCGTGTCGCGCAATCCGATACCGGCGACGGGTATGGCGGCGTTCACATGCCGCGCGCGGGCGAGGAACTGCTGATTGGTCATATCGGGAACGACATCGATCGTCCGATTGCGCTGCACCGGGTGTACAACGGGGGCGCAAAGCCACGATGGCATTCGAATGCCCTGCTGTCGGGTTACCGGTCCCAGGAATTCTCGGGGAGCGGTTACAACCAGATGGTGATGGACGATTCGACGGGCCAGAACCGCGTACACCTGTACAGCAGCAGTACGAACGCGGCGTTGCACCTGGGCTACCTGATCGATCAGACCGACAACACGCGCGGCAGTTACCTGGGCAAGGGCTTCGATCTGAGTTCGGAGGCCTACGGTGCGCTGCGGGCTGGGCGAGGGCTGTTCGTGACGACGCACCCGGTCGCCAGCCAGCCGCTCGATACCACTTTGGCGACGCGTCAATTGAACGGCTCGGTGAGTATCCTCGATGGCCTGTCGCAGGCGAGCGAAACGTCGAAGGCGGAAAGCCTGAAGGATGGCCACGACACCTTCAAGGCCTTTGCAGATGCGGCGCAGCACAACGAATCAGGGGCGACGGGCGGTGGCGGTGTGACAGCCGGTGGAGGGACGGGCGACGCCGGCGCGTTCAAGCAGCCAGTGATTCTGGTGGCCGCGCCCGCGGGCATCGGCCTGTCGACGCAGAAGTCGACGCACGTTGCAGCCGATCAGCACGTCAATATCGTCAGCGGGCAAAGCACGCACGTTGCGACCGGCAAGTCGCTCGTTGCCAGCATTACGGAGAAACTGAGCCTGTTTGTGCAGAACGCCGGGATGAAGCTGTTTGCGGCGAAGGGGAAGATCGAGGTTCAAACCCATGCGGATAATGTCGAAGTGACGGCGCAGAAATCGCTGTTGCTGGCGTCTGTTACCGAGAAGGTTCAGGCCTCGGCGCAACAGGAGATTTTGTTGACCTCGGGCGGCGCCTACATCCGGCTCAAAGGCGGCGACATCGAGATTCATGCGCCGGGCAAGATCGACGTGAAGGGGGCGCAGCATGCGTTCAGTGGTCCGACCAGCATGGATGTGACCAACCCCGCGTTCAAGGATCTGCCGACGCGGCGGTTGATGCTGAATACGATGGCTTCGCCGTCTGCCACCGGTGTCGTTCCGGTGGGTATGCCGTACAAGCTTTATGCGGACGGGGCGCTGGTCAAGCAGGGCGTGTTCGACAAGTCAGGGCAGTTGCCGATCGATCATCAGGTCACCACGCAGAAGTACACGCTCGAAATGGCGAATGGCGTGAAGCACGAGATTCCGGTGCCGGGGGAGTATCGGGATGCGGCGAATGGTGCGCTTGCGAATCAGGGGTTTCAGTATCACGAAGGCGCATCTGACGATAGTGCTGCATCAGATAGAGCCGCGCATCGACAAACCTATAACGAACTGCTGACTCCTTCATCGGAATCATAA
- the rpsU gene encoding 30S ribosomal protein S21: MTTITLKENEPIDVALRRFRRGIEKTGLIRELRSRTGYEKPTTERKRKMASAVARQRLRAKRMLPPRKMY, encoded by the coding sequence ATGACAACCATTACGCTGAAGGAAAACGAACCGATCGATGTCGCGCTGCGGCGATTCCGGCGCGGCATCGAGAAAACCGGGCTGATCCGGGAGCTGCGCAGTCGCACCGGCTATGAAAAGCCCACGACGGAACGCAAGCGCAAAATGGCCAGCGCCGTGGCCAGGCAACGCCTGCGGGCGAAGCGCATGCTGCCGCCGCGCAAAATGTACTAG
- a CDS encoding cold-shock protein: protein MDTGIVKWFNDGKGFGFITPDSGGDDLFAHFSEIRGEGFKTLAEGQKVSYETKTGPKGLQASNITPL, encoded by the coding sequence ATGGATACCGGTATCGTCAAGTGGTTCAACGATGGCAAGGGTTTCGGCTTCATCACGCCCGACAGCGGCGGCGACGACCTGTTCGCCCACTTCTCCGAGATTCGCGGCGAGGGCTTCAAGACCCTCGCCGAAGGCCAGAAGGTCAGCTACGAGACCAAGACGGGCCCCAAGGGTCTGCAGGCGTCGAACATTACTCCGCTGTAA